Genomic segment of Paenibacillus sp. FSL R5-0623:
GAACGAACCGCAATCATCCAGACTGTCGATGGCAGACAGTTGATTATTGATTCCCGCTGCACCGTACCCTTCCCGATCCCACAGACCATAGCGGTCAAATGAAGTACTCAGTTCAATATGTTGCCGCACATACTGAATGTAATCGTCTCGTCCCAATTCCTGTCCCGTCTGGAGAAGTCCAAGCAGGGTAACACCAAGCGGATAATTCCACTTTCCGTAATGTGTGTTCTCCAGATAGGGACGAACATGCGTATCGGGAAGATCTACTCGCCAATACACCCCTTGTGCGCCATCATCAAATACGGTATCTGTTCGCACAATATCGGCGTGGGATGGCTCAGCGCCGGGAGCAAACACACCTGTGTACAGCCAGGGGTCCGTGCATCCCGCAACCGGATGAGGAGGCTTCAGTCTCCAGCCTGTGGAACCCGAACGCTCTGCATCTTCCAAAGTGAACCCCCAGGAGCCACCAAGTGCTTGGATTTCACCTTTTGCGACCAAATCCGAGGAACCGTAACGGCGTGGGAGTTCAACGTGAAAGTTACCGCTACTTCCAGCAGAGTATATTTCCGTGCCATCCACATATAAGGTCAAAGCACCCTCATGACGGCCTTTTAAAATAACTGGCGTTGATCCTGGCAAGGTTACATCCAGTTTGGACCATGCGTAGGCCACAGCGGGCTGTTCTGGACCAAAGATTCGGGCAAAAGAACCCATGCTCCGCTCCTCGTCTGTCCAGCCCCTGCGCGGATACCAGGAAAGGCCCGTTTCTTCTTCCGTCATACCGTCATGAGGAAGAGATAATACAGGTTCATCGACAGGTTCCGAATATAACCATCCCTCCTGTCCCTGACGATCTGTCCCAGGAGTGAGGAAGTGCAGCGGGAAATTTTTGAAAGAGGCTGTTCCGTAGATCCCGCCGAATCCCACTTCTGTTTTGACAAAACAAAGCAACACATCATTCCAGCCATAATTCACGGAAATCGGAATCTGGGTTCTTCGCTCGGGGAATAATTCCTGCAACAGCTCGGATTTGAATACCTCTTCGCCGTTCACATAGATCGTCACTGGACTATAACAGTTCAGGCCCGTATTTAACGTTGCATTCTGCTCGCTCCATAACTTGCCCCATACATACACGTATTGCCCTGCACGCGCCTCTACGCATTTCTCATTCAGATTCAGGTCGTAACGATAGTCCCCTAGCCTGCGAAAACCTCCCTGATGATAAGCTCTGAACAAAAAGGAATGTTTCGGATGATCACCAATATAACGCTGAGCCACCGTAGTCAATATATCCGGAATTGAATCGTACACCTTGCCTGCAATCGCCTCGTTCTCATGAAAATAACGAATGATCGTCAGCTCCCTTCCTTATACCTTGATTCGTTCGCTTAGCCGCAACGTCTCTCCGCCCTGCACTTCAACAACCTGCTGATCCGCTGTGAACCAAACCGGGATGGCAGACGGATTATGGATGATGGAGCGATCGGCCGAACACTCCAGTCGTTGCACCGCTTTCCAATAGGCAATCACTTCGATGTTCGTGGCATACCAGATATCGTCCCTGCCCCCAATCTGCTCACCAAACTGTTCGATGATCTCCCAGTTATCATTGTCATTGAACTCATAACTGTGACCCCAGACGTAGAGCAATAGTGGCGTACCTGTTTTGGAATGTTGGATAAAACGTTTGGCATGCCCCGCCAGATCATGGTTATGATGACAGGTCGGATGCCATTCAAGGGGCCGATCTGGCAATGTGTATCTGCCATGAGATTCAACAGTACGAGCATAATCGATGCCAAGCCACTCCAGCTTTGTACTTAAAGCACGGTTGTACCCTCCATTGGGATAAGCCATGCCTCGTACCGGATAACCGACAAGCTTCTCCAGCGCTTTTCGGTCCTCAATAATCTCTTCGGTCAGCAATTCATTCGGAACATAAGGCAGTGTAGGATGAGTAACGGTGTGAACAGCTACTTCATGTCCAGCGTACAGTTCCGCGACTTCCCCCGGCTCGATGCGGCCTGGATTGCCCAGGGTACCGGAATTCAGATTAAATGTTCCCCGCAGTCCATACCGATTACAGATATCCACCAGTCTGCGATCATGCACCACTCCATCGTCATAGCTGAGCGTTAACGCTTTCATCACACCACCTGGATAGCGGTCAAACTGAATACGATGTCCCATCTTGCTCCTCCTTCTGCTTCTTTTCCTGCTCCCTATTTCTGAATTTCCTTCACGTTAAAATAGTGAAAAACACCCTGACCTCCACGATTCGCAAACCGTGTGTTTACAGCATAGATACCCATCTTCGCTCCAACCCAAAGGGCTGTTGTTGCGCTAAACGGTGTACCCATCGTCTGAAACTCAGCTCCGTCCGCACTCCAACTAAACTGGCACAAAGCAGGTTCTGTCAGGGTAAGCCGAAGATGAATGGTCCAGCCGGTTGCCTGCGAACCCTGGCCCTCCCAGTCCAGTCCCGTTTCCTCCCATTCTTCTGCATGCAGATGGCTGTCTTCGCGTTTGGCTCCGCGAATCAGCGATAACCGAATGGTTCCGTCTTCTGTCTGTAACAGGCACAGGCTTGCATACGAATCACCAAACATGATGAGACCTGACTGATCCCCTTCCTGTCCAGGCAGGAACGTGAGTCGGGTTGTCGCTTCAAATTCAGAGGCAGGCAGCTTCTGCAAGAGAAGATGAGGTGTACCAAACAAAGACTGAACGCCCTCCGGGTATGGATGACCACGCAATACGATCCCGCTTTCTGTACCTGCCTCAGCCCATTCAGGACGGGAGTTCGCCTGCCATTGCCACTGCAGCCCCAGACGATCAGCCTGAAAATTATCGGATACCTCAGGTACAGTGATCGGATACGCTGCTCCTACATCTGGTTTGATGTGCACATCAACAGGTTCCCCTGTTCCCGTTCCCTCAGAGTCAATTCCAATGACAGGCCAGCCGTCTTCCGTCCACGTCATCGGCTGTAGATGAACAATTCGGCCATACGCATCCCGATCCTGAAAATGAATAAACCAGGACTGCCCCGATTCCAGCTCCACATATCCTCCCTGATGAGGCCCATTCACAGAGGAAGATCCCTGATGCATCACAATTCGATCCTCATATGGCCCAAATACCTGTTGGGAACGCAAAACCGTCTGCCACCCCGGCTTTACACCACCAGCCGGAGCAAAGATATAATAATACCCATTGCGCTTGTAGAACTTAGGTCCTTCAATGGTCGGATGATGTTCGGTCCCATCGAAGACGATCATGCCTTCGTCCAGAAGCTTCCTGCCATTCGTAGCCATCCGGCACACTTGGATTTTGCTCTTGATTCCACTGCGACTATGGGCAAAAGCATGCACAAGATAGGCTTGGCCATCCTCATCCCATAAGGGACAAGGGTCGATCCAGCCCTTCACTTCATGAACCAGATGCAGCGGTGACCACTCGGCTTCAGGGTGATCCGCCGTAGTCATGAAGATGCCCTCATCCGGTGTGCTGAAGAAAATCCAATACTTTCCGTCATGATACCGAATGCTGGGTGCCCATACGCCTTTGCCATGAAGAGGTACATCGTATCCTGGCAGTTCAAGCCGTTCTATGGCATATCGGACAAGTTTCCAATTCACCAGATCCTTCGAATGTAGAATAGGTAGGCCCGGTGTATGCGAGAAACTGGAGGCCGTCATATAGAAGTCATCTCCTACACGAATCACATCCGGGTCCGAATAATCTGCATGCAGAATCGGATTGCGGTATGTACCGTCACCCTGATCTGCGACCCAGACCGGGTCCAGTCTTTGTTGGTCAGATTGAGCTGTATTCATACTTCCACTCCTTCATCTGAATTCTTCAACAGGTACATGACCTGCATCCTGTAATCGATGATGTTCTGAATCAAAATAAGTGCCTTCCAACAGGCCAATCAACGTATTGGTAATCCGCACTTCAATGTCGTTGTCTCCCGGACGCAACCAGGAGGTCTCCCCCTTCCAGCAATACGGAGACCAGCATCTTACACCCAGGCTATGTCCGTTTACCCGCACTTCCACCACATCCTGCACACGCCAATCGCCAAATTCCAGTTCAAACGAGGCAACACCTTCCTCTGGTTCATCCAGCCAGAACGTGCGTTTATAACTCATTTCCCCGGCATAATGGGGATACAGAGGCTGAGGTTCAGGCCCGATACGAAGGGCCGTGTCCGACTCTCGCACAAGCGAAACCATGCCTTCATGATGGAATTCCACACCGAATCTTCCCTGTAGATACAAGGGATCCACGATGCCATCCTCATCTTTCGTCACCTGCACAATCACCGTCATTTCGTTGAGACCGCTGTGCAGCAACTCCGTGATATCACAAGCGATGTTATTGTGGTCGGTTATTTCGATTGGATCGAATTGTTCTTTTTCAAGCAAATACCCATTAATCTCCATCGACCAAATGCCTGAGATCGCCGCTCTGTCCATGAATAGAAGGCATGCAGGCAATGCCGTTCTCAGCTCAAATGTGGTCGTATATCGGCATTCGATGGGATAGGCTACGGATGCTTTCTTGGGTGTGCCAAATACCTGATTAAACTGGACTGGCAGATGCTGCTGCTCCGATAATTCTGCCGCCTGATCAATAAACGGTTTTACAGCTACATGCTGACTCTCCAGAATCACTCCATTAGCATTGGAAGCCTGAAGATGGAATTGTCCCATTCGCAAAATGTTAGACTGCACCGTTTCCAGTCGCCATGGCCCTTCCGAAGGAACTCTGATCTTACAGGCTTGATTCGCCCCTGCCGAAACATCCGCTCTGAACGTCGAACCCGTTTTGTCTGTTATATCCACCTTCGTTGTTAATGCCTCTTCCTTCGCAGGTTGTAAAGTAAGACGAACAGCATGTGCTTCATAAGGCGCCAGCGTAAGTGAAATACAACATTCCCCTCCACTGCTCGTATACGGTAATGTCTGAAGCTGTCCTGTCTCCAGATCGAGTCGTTCTGCCACGAGACAAGCACCCTCTGCCAGCTCCGTTCCATCCCACAGCTGTCTGGTGACCAGCTTCAACTGTCCCTTCAGGTCCTGACCCTCCTGATTGGTCAAAAAAACCATATGCTCCCCATCGGACAATTGACGGGTGTGCATCAACAGGGAGGCGCTCTCCTCCTCCATAATCCAGCAGATAGGTTCCGGCAATACCTGATCGAGCAGGAGAGAGATCAGCTCCAGCGAAAAGTCATCTCCTTGCCCTGTTCCTGCGGGTAGAAAATAAGCATTCCCCTCACCTTGATGCCACATGGTTTCACGGTTATCGTGACCCGTGTCCCCTCCACGGCCCCAGTACACCTCTTGCGGCTGCTCGCCCGCACCAAAGAACTGGGTAGCTTCATCTCCCTCCGGACTTCCCGGCTGAATCGCAATATGTGGAGGCATCCCAACAGAAATGACGGTCCCTCCCTGATGAACGAATCGCTTCACCTGTTCCCAGGCCGCGGCCTCCAGATTCAGCATCGGTGGCAGAATCAGTACGTCATAATGGGCAACGCCGATCTGAATGATGCCATCCGTTAAGTCAGCTTCAGCCAACAATTCGGGATCAAGGTGATCATAGTCACGTCTGTTTTCAAGCAGATGTGTCGTGATCCTCATCCAGTCCTTCGTTAGACGATTCAGTTGCACCCGTTCTTCTTCGTCTTCGCCGCTATACTCAAATCCATGCAGCGGATTACCCATCAGACTCCAGAATGTCGTCGTTGGGTCAAGCACGGCAATACGAATGTCTGCTGCTCCGGTGCTCATGAGATAGCTCAAACGTCCGGTGTAATCCCCCAACTGCCGGAAATGCTTCCAATAGGGATTCTGCAAAAATTGAGATGGCGGTGCATCATGCTTTGCCAGCCCACCAATCGTATAGAAAAAGGCGTGAAAGTTATAAAAATTGGTACCCATGGCGGCCATTCGATCGATCATCCACTTGGCATCCTGTAGCGTCATCGACCAGCCCACACTGTGAAAACATTCAATCAGATTGCGGCTTCGGCCCAATTGCCGGGCAAGCGAACTGACCATCTTGGGATTGTCACGCATCTTTTGACCGTATCGTTCCAGAATCCACGATAAGGATCGTCCGATTTTCTCATGTGCCGAATCACCACCTGGCATATGGCTGAACAACTGGGTGGTCATCCGTACGCCAGGCACTTCAGCCGCATACTGGATTCCTGCTTCCTCACACCAGTCATGCACCTGTTTGTGATAAGACTCCCGGAGAAGCAGGTGCAGTGACTGGTAATAGTCATACCGAATACGATGCGCGTCCGGAACATCACCATATAACAGGGCCGGTAGCGAATCGATCAGACTATAACCACAACGCTCACTGAAATAACGGGGAAGGTTTGGCGACCAGGGGATACGACCCAGTGGTGCGATCTCATCCGAGAACATACCTTTGATCACGCTTTCAAATTGATCTCCAACCGCTGACTTATAACGCTCATGTGTCAGTTCAATA
This window contains:
- a CDS encoding glycoside hydrolase 43 family protein — its product is MNTAQSDQQRLDPVWVADQGDGTYRNPILHADYSDPDVIRVGDDFYMTASSFSHTPGLPILHSKDLVNWKLVRYAIERLELPGYDVPLHGKGVWAPSIRYHDGKYWIFFSTPDEGIFMTTADHPEAEWSPLHLVHEVKGWIDPCPLWDEDGQAYLVHAFAHSRSGIKSKIQVCRMATNGRKLLDEGMIVFDGTEHHPTIEGPKFYKRNGYYYIFAPAGGVKPGWQTVLRSQQVFGPYEDRIVMHQGSSSVNGPHQGGYVELESGQSWFIHFQDRDAYGRIVHLQPMTWTEDGWPVIGIDSEGTGTGEPVDVHIKPDVGAAYPITVPEVSDNFQADRLGLQWQWQANSRPEWAEAGTESGIVLRGHPYPEGVQSLFGTPHLLLQKLPASEFEATTRLTFLPGQEGDQSGLIMFGDSYASLCLLQTEDGTIRLSLIRGAKREDSHLHAEEWEETGLDWEGQGSQATGWTIHLRLTLTEPALCQFSWSADGAEFQTMGTPFSATTALWVGAKMGIYAVNTRFANRGGQGVFHYFNVKEIQK
- a CDS encoding polysaccharide deacetylase family protein; the protein is MGHRIQFDRYPGGVMKALTLSYDDGVVHDRRLVDICNRYGLRGTFNLNSGTLGNPGRIEPGEVAELYAGHEVAVHTVTHPTLPYVPNELLTEEIIEDRKALEKLVGYPVRGMAYPNGGYNRALSTKLEWLGIDYARTVESHGRYTLPDRPLEWHPTCHHNHDLAGHAKRFIQHSKTGTPLLLYVWGHSYEFNDNDNWEIIEQFGEQIGGRDDIWYATNIEVIAYWKAVQRLECSADRSIIHNPSAIPVWFTADQQVVEVQGGETLRLSERIKV
- a CDS encoding glycoside hydrolase family 88 protein, producing the protein MYDSIPDILTTVAQRYIGDHPKHSFLFRAYHQGGFRRLGDYRYDLNLNEKCVEARAGQYVYVWGKLWSEQNATLNTGLNCYSPVTIYVNGEEVFKSELLQELFPERRTQIPISVNYGWNDVLLCFVKTEVGFGGIYGTASFKNFPLHFLTPGTDRQGQEGWLYSEPVDEPVLSLPHDGMTEEETGLSWYPRRGWTDEERSMGSFARIFGPEQPAVAYAWSKLDVTLPGSTPVILKGRHEGALTLYVDGTEIYSAGSSGNFHVELPRRYGSSDLVAKGEIQALGGSWGFTLEDAERSGSTGWRLKPPHPVAGCTDPWLYTGVFAPGAEPSHADIVRTDTVFDDGAQGVYWRVDLPDTHVRPYLENTHYGKWNYPLGVTLLGLLQTGQELGRDDYIQYVRQHIELSTSFDRYGLWDREGYGAAGINNQLSAIDSLDDCGSFGSTLLAAMEFGDIRGGRDTADRIAGYITDEQERLEDGAFYRVRGSGEMRQETMWCDDLYMSTPFLMRYGQLTGDATYWDDAVNQFLMFRKYLYLPEQQIMSHVYDFVRGRATGIPWGRGNGWVLFSLTELLSILPHDHVKRSELLQFYRDLSEGYLALQGENGLWHQVLNRPDSYEETSCTSMFIYAYARGIREGWLEQPEPYLEAVRKGWEGMTRLSIDYKGNIYGVCRGSGYSFTALYYRDDLGWNLNDTHGIGIVLLAGIELYKMNQQLSKASVDSSVTAAQR
- a CDS encoding glycosyl hydrolase, coding for MWNGDAFENPKAQYRVHPFWFWNGDMEEEQVKRQVAEMAAQGVGGFFICPRQGLQIPYLSEAWFDKVRIAVEAAAAHGMQVWLYDEYPYPSGMAGGEVTLDFPEAKQRQLVHHQLVVQGGEAVDLELPWGRVLVAKAIPKDAQGKRLWHESIDLRNKIGNIQTDQVYQETGLTSYNRKRFFTYRTAFRMLWEVPAGDWELIIFQEKEIDDFKYYGNFVDPCHKEAMSRFIELTHERYKSAVGDQFESVIKGMFSDEIAPLGRIPWSPNLPRYFSERCGYSLIDSLPALLYGDVPDAHRIRYDYYQSLHLLLRESYHKQVHDWCEEAGIQYAAEVPGVRMTTQLFSHMPGGDSAHEKIGRSLSWILERYGQKMRDNPKMVSSLARQLGRSRNLIECFHSVGWSMTLQDAKWMIDRMAAMGTNFYNFHAFFYTIGGLAKHDAPPSQFLQNPYWKHFRQLGDYTGRLSYLMSTGAADIRIAVLDPTTTFWSLMGNPLHGFEYSGEDEEERVQLNRLTKDWMRITTHLLENRRDYDHLDPELLAEADLTDGIIQIGVAHYDVLILPPMLNLEAAAWEQVKRFVHQGGTVISVGMPPHIAIQPGSPEGDEATQFFGAGEQPQEVYWGRGGDTGHDNRETMWHQGEGNAYFLPAGTGQGDDFSLELISLLLDQVLPEPICWIMEEESASLLMHTRQLSDGEHMVFLTNQEGQDLKGQLKLVTRQLWDGTELAEGACLVAERLDLETGQLQTLPYTSSGGECCISLTLAPYEAHAVRLTLQPAKEEALTTKVDITDKTGSTFRADVSAGANQACKIRVPSEGPWRLETVQSNILRMGQFHLQASNANGVILESQHVAVKPFIDQAAELSEQQHLPVQFNQVFGTPKKASVAYPIECRYTTTFELRTALPACLLFMDRAAISGIWSMEINGYLLEKEQFDPIEITDHNNIACDITELLHSGLNEMTVIVQVTKDEDGIVDPLYLQGRFGVEFHHEGMVSLVRESDTALRIGPEPQPLYPHYAGEMSYKRTFWLDEPEEGVASFELEFGDWRVQDVVEVRVNGHSLGVRCWSPYCWKGETSWLRPGDNDIEVRITNTLIGLLEGTYFDSEHHRLQDAGHVPVEEFR